GTCTGAATCTGCAATTAAACCAATCTAAAAACACGGCAGATTTTCAATCGATGATTGGGAATTCACCTTCGTTTTTGTTTGCTAAAAAACTGGCAGAAAAAGTGGCGGTTACAGATGCAGCCGTTTTACTTACGGGTGAAACCGGCACAGGTAAGGAAGTTTTTGCGGCGGCTATTCATCAGGAAAGCGGGAGATCAAAAGAAAAATTTCTGGCTTTAAACTGTTCCGCTTTTGGAAAAGATGTTCTGGAAAGTGAATTGTTCGGTCATAAAAAAGGCGCTTTCACCGGCGCGGTTTCGGATAAGAAAGGTTTGATAGAAGAAGCCAATTCCGGCACTTTGTTTTTGGATGAGATTGGTGAAATGCCTTTGGATCTTCAGGCAAAAATGCTGCGTGTGCTGGAAAGTGGCGAATTTATAAAAATGGGAACCACCACTGTTTCTAAATCCAATTTCCGTCTGATTGCTGCAACCAACCGGGATTTAAAAGAGGAGAGCCGCCTTGGAAACTTCCGGGAAGATTTATATTTTAGGTTAAATGGCTTCGAAATTCATCTGCCACCACTTCGGGAGCGTACACAAGATATTCGTGTACTGGCGGATTTTTTAATTAAAGAGCTTTCAAAAAAAATGAATTTATCGAATGTCAAAATTTCCGAAAATTTCTACCAAAAACTCGAAAGTAATCCGTGGAAAGGCAATATTAGAGAATTGAAAAATACGCTGGAACGTAGCTTGATATTAATGGAAGACCATATTCTTTCCCCAGAAACTTTGCCTGATTATATTTCAAAGAACAGTTTTGCAATGTCTTCCGTGGAAAAAGATCATATCTTAAAAGTATTAAATTATACCAAGGGCAACAAAGCCGAAGCCGCCCGTCTTCTGGATATCGGTATTGCCACCCTATATCGAAAACTGGATGATTATTTACTGAAATAATTTTAGAAATTAAATTCTCATTTTGAGAAAGAAGCCTATCATTTTGATAGGCTTTTTTGTTTTTAAAAAGTTCAAATTTAAATTTAAGTAGTTGATTATAAATAACTTAAATAGTAGTGGAACTGTTTTTGGCATTAGTCCCTTGAAATAAACAATTTTAATACTTCACGCTATGATGCTCACCATTATTTTACTCGCCACCGGAATTCTGTTATTTCTGCTTCTGGCAAAATTTATTCAAATATTCGATAAAATTTAAATTATGTGGATACTTTTTTCACTCTCCATCATCGCCTTTTTATACATCGGCTATGTACTTATTAAACCTGAAAAATTTTAACCAATGAATATAGAATTACTGGGACTTGTATTGATGTTCCTCATCACTTTGGCACTTGCCGTTCCCCTGGGAAAATATATTGCGAAAGTGTACGGTCAGGAAAAAACGTTTTTGGATTTTATATTTAATCCACTTGAAAAGTTATTTTTTCGCCTTGCGGGAATCGATCAAAATTCCGGCTGGACCTGGAAACAGAATATGCTGGCTTTACTCGCTATTAATTTTGTTTGGTTTTTATTGGGAATGTTTGTTTTGATGAATCAAGGTTGGCTGCCTTTAAACCCGGACAATAATCCGGGTCAGAGTGCGGATCTCGCTTTTAATACGACCATTTCTTTTATGGTGAATTGTAATTTACAACATTATTCCGGCGAATCCGGTTTAAGTTATTTGGGGCAAATGTACCTGATGTTTTTGCAGTTTGTAAGTGCCGCCACGGGTATGGCAGCCGTTGCGCACGTTTTCGTCGCATTCAGAAAAAAAACAACTGATAAATTAGGAAACTTTTTCGTGTTTTTTATCAAATCGATCACCAGAATTTTAATGCCAATCTCTTTAATTGTGGGTATTATTTTATTATTGAATGGTGCACCGATGACCTTTAATGGAAAAGACAGCATCACCACAATGGAAGGGAAATTTATTGAAGTTTCTACTGGGCCGGTGGCTGCATTTGTACCCATCAAACACGTGGGAACCAATGGCGGTGGTTTTTTCGGAACCAATAGTGCGCATCCTTTTGAAAATTTGAACTACATCACCAATATGACGGAGATGGTGGCGCAAATGCTCATCCCTTTCGCACTTGTTTTTGCCTTTGGATATTTTATTAAAAGAAGAAAATTAAGTTGGACGATTTTCGCCGTAATGTCAATTGGCTTTTTATCATTAATGGCGATGAATGTCGCCTTTGAAAATGCCGGAAACCCTGCGCTTCAGGAAATGGGTGCCAATATTTCACTCGGAAATATGGAAGGGAAGGAAATCCGTTTTGGCTCGTCTGCTTCTGCTTATTGGAGCGTGGCGACCACCGTAATTTCCACGGGTTCTGTTAATTCTATGCACGACAGTTATATGCCGCTTTCCGGGATGAATATGTTGCTTGCAATGATGATCAACTGCTTCTATGGCGGCGTCGGCGTCGGTATTTTGAATTATTTAATATTTATAATTTTGGCCGTTTTTATTTCCGGATTAATGGTGGGAAGAACGCCCGAGTTTTTAGGTAAAAAAATTGAGGCCAAAGAAATGAAAATCGCGATGATCATTGCATTGTTCCATCCTTTCCTCATTTTGGCCGGCACGGCACTCACCGCATATATGCCGCAATATGGCACAGAAACATTAAACAATCCCGGCTTTCACGGCTTCAGCGAAATGCTGTATGAATTCACTTCCGCTTCCGCCAACAATGGTTCTGGTTTCGAAGGATTGGGCGATAATACGCCTTGGTGGAATATTTCGACGGGAATTGTTTTGGCTTTGTCCAGATTTTTGCCGATCATCGGTCCGGTTGCCATCGCAGGATTTTTGGCTCATAAAAAATACATCCCGGAAAGTGCGGGTACTTTAAAAACGGATACGCCAACTTTTGGTTTAATGACCTTAATGATCATTTTATTGATTGCTGCGCTTGCATTTTTCCCGGCGCTTACTTTGGGACCGATCGCAGAATATCTTACAGCGCTTAAAAATTAATTTTTGAAAAATTAAAATGAATACAAAAAATACACAAAATCTTTTTCAAAAAGATATGGTTTCAGAAGCACTGGGACAGGCTTTCATTAAGTTTGATCCGCGGGTGATGATCAAAAATCCCGTGATGTTTTTGGTAGAAGTGGGAACGGTGGTAATGTTTATCGTTTCACTCTGGACTTTGTTTGGTGAAAAAAGCCAGGGAAGTTTTGGTTACAATTTTACCATTTTCATTATGCTTTTTCTTACAGTCTTATTCGCCAATTTTGCAGAAGCAATCGCAGAAGCGCGTGGAAAAGCACAGGCAGATACTTTAAGAAAAACCCGTGAAGAAACACCGGCTAAATTAATTGTTAATAATGAGCGCGGCTTCGAAATTGAAACGGTACATAAAATGTCTGCGGAAATGCAGTTGGGCGATATTTTTCTTTGCGTGGCCGGAGATCAGATCCCGATGGATGGTGAAATTATCGAAGGTTTAGCCACCATTGATGAAAGTGCGATCACCGGAGAAAGTGCGCCGGTAATTAGGGAAGCAGGTGGAGATAAATCTTCCGTAACCGGTGGAACAAAGGTGCTTTCTGATCGTATAAAAGTCCGCGTAACAACCAAACCTGGCGATAGTTTTTTAGATAAAATGATCGCTTTGGTAGAAGGTGCTTCCCGTCAAAAAACGCCAAACGAAATCGCATTAACTATCTTGCTTGCTGGTTTTACACTCGTTTTCATTATTGTAACGGTGACCTTAAAACCCTTTGCAGATTACAGCAATACGCCAATTACGATTGCTGCCTTTATTTCACTTTTTGTTTGTTTAATTCCGACCACGATTGGTGGATTGCTGTCCGCCATTGGAATTGCAGGAATGGATAGAGCCTTGCGCGCGAATGTCATCACAAAATCAGGTAGAGCTGTAGAAACTGCGGGTGATATTGATGTTTTGCTTTTAGATAAAACCGGAACAATAACAATCGGAAACCGGAAAGCCACAAAATTTTATCCAACCAAGGGAATTTCAATGGAAGATTTCGTAAAATCTGCGGCATTGAGTTCTGTGGCTGATGAAACGCCGGAAGGAAAATCAATTATGGAACTGGCCGCATTAAAACCGGAAAGTCTGATCGTTGAAGATCCCACTTTTATAGAATTTACAGCGGAAACGAGAAGTTCGGGAATTGATTTTGGCGAAACCAGAATCAGAAAAGGAGCTTATGATTCCATCAAACAAATGACAGAAATTAAAGGGAATGCTTTTCCGGAAGAAACCGCAGAATCTGTCCGCTTAATTTCCAGCAACGGTGGAACGCCGCTCGTAGTTGCGAAAAATGATAAAGTGATGGGCGTTATTGAACTGCAGGACATCATCAAAACCGGAATGAACGAACGTTTTCAAAGGCTGCGAAAAATGGGTGTAAAAACCGTGATGGTAACCGGAGATAATCCTTTAACAGCGAAATTTATTGCCGAAAAAGCCGGTGTAGATGATTTTATCGCTGAAGCCAAACCGGAAGATAAAATGAATTATATCAAACGCGAACAGGAAAGCGGAAAATTGGTGGCGATGATGGGCGATGGAACAAATGATGCGCCGGCATTGGCACAGGCAGATGTAGGCGTTGCGATGAACAGTGGAACACAAGCCGCAAAAGAAGCCGGAAATATGGTAGATCTGGATAATGATCCTACCAAACTGATAGAAATTGTAGAAATCGGAAAGCAGTTATTAATGACGCGTGGAACCCTCACCACCTTTTCAATCGCCAATGATGTAGCTAAATATTTCGCCATCATTCCGGCACTTTTCATCACTTTTATTCCGGCATTGCAGACTTTAAATATTATGAAGCTTCACAGTCCGGAAAGTGCAATTCTTTCAGCGGTGATTTTCAACGCCATCATCATTCCGTGTTTAATTCCGCTGGCTTTAAAAGGGGTAGAATACAAACCGATCGGCGCCAGTGCTTTGCTACGGAGGAATTTATTGATCTATGGTCTGGGCGGAATTTTGGTTCCGTTCATCGGAATTAAACTGATTGATATGATGGTAACCGTCTTTATGTAATTAATTTAAAATAAAAAAAATGAAAAAATTTATAAAACCCGCTTTGGTCTTGACCTTATTAATGATTATTTTGGTTGGAATTTATACCCTTGTAATTTTTGGAATTGGTAAAATAACGCCAGACAAAGGAATTGGTGAACAAATAAACATTAATGGTAAAAAACAATATGTGAATATCGGTCAGCAATTTAAATTGCCCGAATATTTCCACGGCCGTCCATCTGCGGTAAATTATAATGCGGCGGCAAGTGGTGCAAGTAATAAAGGCCCAAACAACCCGGAATATCTGATGGAAGTTCAGCAAAGAATTGACACGCTTTTACTTCAAAATCCGCAAATGCAGGAAGTAGAAATACCAGTAGATTTAATCACAGCAAGTGGTAGTGGTCTGGATCCGCATTTATCGATTCAGGCAGCTGAATTTCAAATTGATAGAATTGCAAAAGCCCGAAAAATGAGTGCTGCTGTAGTGGAAGACATTATCCAAAAAAATGTGGCTGATGAAAATTTTATTGTTTTTGCGCCTCAAAAAGTGAATGTTTTAAAACTGAATGCCGCTCTGGATGCCTATAATTCAGCAAAAAATTAATACTAAATATTATTAATTGAAATAATGAAAAAAATACTTCTTTTAGCACTTGTACCATTTGGTTGCTTGCTTTCAGCACAGGAATTGAACATTAATGAAAATTCTAAAGTGACCTTTTCAGGTTACGCTGAAGTTTTTTACACCTATGATTTTAACGAACCTGCCAATCATATCCGGCAACCATTTTTATATACCTACAACCGCCACAATGAAGTGAATTTGAATTTAGGTTTGGTAAAAGCCAATTACGCCAGTGAAAATGTGCGCGCAAATCTGGCATTGATGGTAGGCACTTATCCGCAAGACAATCTTTCGGCAGAACAGGATGCGCTGAAACTAATTAATGAAGCCAATATTGGTTTTAAGATTTCAAAAACCAAAAACATTTGGATCGACGCCGGAATTATGCCGTCGCATATTGGTTGGGAAAGTGCCATTGGGAAAGATAATTTAACATTAACCCGAAGTTTAGCTGCGGAAAATTCTCCTTATTTTGAAACGAGCGCCAAAATTTCCTACACTTCAGATAATGGTAAATTATTCTTAAGCGGATTGGTTTTAAATGGTTGGCAAAGAATTGCACGCCCAGAAGGCAACCAGACTTTGGCATTTGGACATCAGATTTCCTATAAATTTTCAGATCAATTTAGTTTGAATAGCAGCTCATTTGTTGGAAATGACAAACCGACCGATGAAAAAAGGATGCGGTATTTTCACGATTTATATGCTAATTTTACATTGGGGAAAAAAATAAGCGGAATTTTAGGTTTTGATGTGGGTGCGGAGCAGACGGAAAAGGGTAGCAAACGCTACAATTCCTGGTATTCACCCAATTTATTGCTACAATATGCCATCACAGACCGCACTAAAATAGGCGGTCGGGTAGAATATTACAGTGATAAAAACGGTGTCATTATTTCTAGTCAGTTGCCGAAAGCGTTTCAAACTTTTGGATACTCATTGAACATTGATCATAAGATCCACGAAAATATTTTATGGCGGACAGAAGCGCGGGGATTTTCTGCAAAAGATGGTGTTTTTGTAAAGGATAATTTAGCAAATAAAAATGATTTTTTCCTCACAACAAGTTTGTCCGCCTGGTTTTAAATTAACTTTAGTTTAAATTTATCTATTAAATTTTATGTCTTCTGCCGAACATTTTCTTGAGCTAATAGAGCGTTCCAAACGGGGTAAATTTAAAATTTACATTGGGATGAGCGCTGGTGTGGGAAAAACCTACCGGATGTTGCAGGAAGCGCATTCATTGTTGAAACACGGGGTGGATATTAAAATAGGATATATAGAACCGCACGACCGCGCCGAAACCCTCGCTTTAGTGAAAGGTATTCCCACAATTCCCAGGAAATCAATATTTTATAAAGGAAAACACATTGAGGAAATGGATCTGCAGGCCATTATCAATGATCATCCGGATATTATTATTGTTGATGAACTGGCACACAGCAATGCAGAAGGCAGCAAAAATAAAAAACGCTGGCAGGATGTTTTGGAATTGCTGGAAGCCGGTATTAATGTGATAAGCGCAGTAAATATTCAGCATATTGAAAGTCTGAATGAAAACGTACAAAATATTATCGGTATTGAAGTTTCCGAACGCGTACCGGATAAAATCCTTGCGATTGCCGATGAGGTTGTGAACATTGATTTGACAGCCGATGAATTGATTGATCGTTTAAAAGAAGGTAAAATTTACAAAAAAGAAAAAGTAGAAACCGCGCTGAAAAATTTTTTTAAAAGTGATCATATTCTTCAGTTGCGGGAACTGGCTTTAAAGGAAGTCGCAACGCACGTAGAAAAAAAGGTGGAAACTGAAGTCACAAAATCCATCAATATCCGTTCAGAAAAATTTTTGGCGTGCATTTCCAGTAATGAGAAAACAGCAAAATCGGTAATCCGTAAAACAGCCAGACTGGCGAGCTATTACAATTCCCGCTGGTTTGTTTTATATGTGCAGATCCCGAAAGAAGGCGCGGATAAAATTGCGTTAGATAAACAGAGATTTTTAATTAATAACCTCAATTTTGCACAGGAAATGGGTGCTAATGTCATTAAAGAAAAAGGGTCAAATATTCCGGAAACTATTCGCAAATTTGTTATTGAAAATCAGATTACCACGGTTTGTATAGGGAAGCCACGGCTTAATTATTTCCAGCAGTTATTTGGTCTCAACTGGTTCTACAGCTTTGTAAACAGGATGATGGAAGAAAAAGTGGATATTATTATTTTATCTTAAAAGGAAATAAAATTAATTTAGTTATAAATGAGCAAAAGATGGCTATGAAAATTAAAACGAAACTGACTCTAGGCGTCGGATTGCTTTTTTTATTAATTGTGATACTTTCATTGGTGAGTGCTTTTTACATCCACAAACAAAAATCTGATACCGAAAAAATTCTTATCGCCAATTATAATTCACTGGATTATACCAAAAATATGCTCTCTGCTCTAGATAAAATTTCTTCCGACAGCACACAGGTTATTGTTTTTAAAAACAATCTTGTGCAGGAAAGTAAAAATATAACAGAAATTGGGGAACACGATGCATTCGTTAGTCTTCAGAATCATTTTGGGACTTTTCTAAACGGGAAAGATTCAAACGCTGAAAAATTGATTCGGAATGATCTTTTAGAAATTATGCAGTTGAATATGATTGCCATTGTCCAAAAAAGCGATACTGCGGTTGCCACGTCTGAAAGTGCTATTTCCTGGGTTATTTCTTTGGGAACTGTTTGTTTTTTGATTGCATTTATTCTTCTTTTTAATTTGCCGGGAAATATTGCGCGACCAATCCGTGAATTGACGGAAAGTATCAAACAGATTGCCAATAAAAATTACCACGAGCGGGTTCATTTTGAAGGTAGCCGGGAGTTTGAAGATCTCGCAAATTCCTTTAATACGATGGCAGAAAAGCTGGAAGAATACCAAAGCAGCAGTTTGTCTAAACAATTAATGGATAAAAAAAGGGTGGAAATGTTGATTGCCAATATGCACGATCCGGTAATCGGTCTGGATGAAAATAATGTCATTAATTTCATTAATGAAGAAGCGCTCAAAATTTCCGGCTTACTTCGCTCGGATACTGTGGGAAAGTTAGCCTCTGAAGTTGCCGTTAATAATGATCTTTTGCGCGAACTCTTGCGAAATGCTCTTAATGGAAAGGTAAGTGAGGAGCCGATGAAAATATTTGCGGATAATAAGGAAAGTTATTTTGAGCAGGAAATCATTAAAATTAATATTATTCCTACGGGAGAAACTGAAAAAAGAGAAGCCGGAAAAGTAATTTTACTTCGAAATATTACTGCCTACAAAGAACTGGATTTTGCAAAAACTAATTTTATCGCTACCGTTTCCCACGAATTAAAAACACCGATTTCTTCCTTAAAAATGGGAACTCAATTGCTACGAAATGAAAAATTCGGAGTCCTGAATGAGCAACAAAAAGAATTGCTTAAAAGCATTGAAGAAGACGGCGAAAGGTTGCTCAACATCACTGGTGAATTGCTCAACCTTTCCCAGGCAGAAAGTGGAAATATCCGTTTTAAATTAACCGACTGCAATGTTTCAGATTTGGTCAAAAAATCCATCACCAATAATTTAGTTATAGCAGAAAATAGGCAAATTGAAATAATTACAGATCTGCAAACAGATGCCTGTGCGACCATCAACGCTGATGCCGATAAAACAGTTTGGGTACTTAATAACTTTATTACCAATGCAATCAAACATTCACCAGCAGATAAAAAAATAATAATCTCTACCGAG
This DNA window, taken from Kaistella carnis, encodes the following:
- a CDS encoding ATP-binding protein; its protein translation is MKIKTKLTLGVGLLFLLIVILSLVSAFYIHKQKSDTEKILIANYNSLDYTKNMLSALDKISSDSTQVIVFKNNLVQESKNITEIGEHDAFVSLQNHFGTFLNGKDSNAEKLIRNDLLEIMQLNMIAIVQKSDTAVATSESAISWVISLGTVCFLIAFILLFNLPGNIARPIRELTESIKQIANKNYHERVHFEGSREFEDLANSFNTMAEKLEEYQSSSLSKQLMDKKRVEMLIANMHDPVIGLDENNVINFINEEALKISGLLRSDTVGKLASEVAVNNDLLRELLRNALNGKVSEEPMKIFADNKESYFEQEIIKINIIPTGETEKREAGKVILLRNITAYKELDFAKTNFIATVSHELKTPISSLKMGTQLLRNEKFGVLNEQQKELLKSIEEDGERLLNITGELLNLSQAESGNIRFKLTDCNVSDLVKKSITNNLVIAENRQIEIITDLQTDACATINADADKTVWVLNNFITNAIKHSPADKKIIISTEKIGDKTQFSVKDFGRGIESRYHSQIFDRYFQVPEDQQNGSGLGLAISKNFIEKQGGEIGVTSRRNEGSTFYFRL
- the kdpC gene encoding potassium-transporting ATPase subunit KdpC, which translates into the protein MKKFIKPALVLTLLMIILVGIYTLVIFGIGKITPDKGIGEQININGKKQYVNIGQQFKLPEYFHGRPSAVNYNAAASGASNKGPNNPEYLMEVQQRIDTLLLQNPQMQEVEIPVDLITASGSGLDPHLSIQAAEFQIDRIAKARKMSAAVVEDIIQKNVADENFIVFAPQKVNVLKLNAALDAYNSAKN
- the kdpA gene encoding potassium-transporting ATPase subunit KdpA, which produces MNIELLGLVLMFLITLALAVPLGKYIAKVYGQEKTFLDFIFNPLEKLFFRLAGIDQNSGWTWKQNMLALLAINFVWFLLGMFVLMNQGWLPLNPDNNPGQSADLAFNTTISFMVNCNLQHYSGESGLSYLGQMYLMFLQFVSAATGMAAVAHVFVAFRKKTTDKLGNFFVFFIKSITRILMPISLIVGIILLLNGAPMTFNGKDSITTMEGKFIEVSTGPVAAFVPIKHVGTNGGGFFGTNSAHPFENLNYITNMTEMVAQMLIPFALVFAFGYFIKRRKLSWTIFAVMSIGFLSLMAMNVAFENAGNPALQEMGANISLGNMEGKEIRFGSSASAYWSVATTVISTGSVNSMHDSYMPLSGMNMLLAMMINCFYGGVGVGILNYLIFIILAVFISGLMVGRTPEFLGKKIEAKEMKIAMIIALFHPFLILAGTALTAYMPQYGTETLNNPGFHGFSEMLYEFTSASANNGSGFEGLGDNTPWWNISTGIVLALSRFLPIIGPVAIAGFLAHKKYIPESAGTLKTDTPTFGLMTLMIILLIAALAFFPALTLGPIAEYLTALKN
- a CDS encoding porin; its protein translation is MKKILLLALVPFGCLLSAQELNINENSKVTFSGYAEVFYTYDFNEPANHIRQPFLYTYNRHNEVNLNLGLVKANYASENVRANLALMVGTYPQDNLSAEQDALKLINEANIGFKISKTKNIWIDAGIMPSHIGWESAIGKDNLTLTRSLAAENSPYFETSAKISYTSDNGKLFLSGLVLNGWQRIARPEGNQTLAFGHQISYKFSDQFSLNSSSFVGNDKPTDEKRMRYFHDLYANFTLGKKISGILGFDVGAEQTEKGSKRYNSWYSPNLLLQYAITDRTKIGGRVEYYSDKNGVIISSQLPKAFQTFGYSLNIDHKIHENILWRTEARGFSAKDGVFVKDNLANKNDFFLTTSLSAWF
- a CDS encoding sensor protein KdpD; translated protein: MSSAEHFLELIERSKRGKFKIYIGMSAGVGKTYRMLQEAHSLLKHGVDIKIGYIEPHDRAETLALVKGIPTIPRKSIFYKGKHIEEMDLQAIINDHPDIIIVDELAHSNAEGSKNKKRWQDVLELLEAGINVISAVNIQHIESLNENVQNIIGIEVSERVPDKILAIADEVVNIDLTADELIDRLKEGKIYKKEKVETALKNFFKSDHILQLRELALKEVATHVEKKVETEVTKSINIRSEKFLACISSNEKTAKSVIRKTARLASYYNSRWFVLYVQIPKEGADKIALDKQRFLINNLNFAQEMGANVIKEKGSNIPETIRKFVIENQITTVCIGKPRLNYFQQLFGLNWFYSFVNRMMEEKVDIIILS
- a CDS encoding sigma-54-dependent transcriptional regulator → MAAKILIIDDELKLLKLLGMIISNEGYEVFQASTARSGINMLSGHDIDLVLCDVKLPDGFGVDLVKEIKTKYPQVEIILMTAYGNIPDGVQAMRNGAYDYIVKGDDNDRILPLVSQALEKVKQNRLNLQLNQSKNTADFQSMIGNSPSFLFAKKLAEKVAVTDAAVLLTGETGTGKEVFAAAIHQESGRSKEKFLALNCSAFGKDVLESELFGHKKGAFTGAVSDKKGLIEEANSGTLFLDEIGEMPLDLQAKMLRVLESGEFIKMGTTTVSKSNFRLIAATNRDLKEESRLGNFREDLYFRLNGFEIHLPPLRERTQDIRVLADFLIKELSKKMNLSNVKISENFYQKLESNPWKGNIRELKNTLERSLILMEDHILSPETLPDYISKNSFAMSSVEKDHILKVLNYTKGNKAEAARLLDIGIATLYRKLDDYLLK
- the kdpB gene encoding potassium-transporting ATPase subunit KdpB translates to MNTKNTQNLFQKDMVSEALGQAFIKFDPRVMIKNPVMFLVEVGTVVMFIVSLWTLFGEKSQGSFGYNFTIFIMLFLTVLFANFAEAIAEARGKAQADTLRKTREETPAKLIVNNERGFEIETVHKMSAEMQLGDIFLCVAGDQIPMDGEIIEGLATIDESAITGESAPVIREAGGDKSSVTGGTKVLSDRIKVRVTTKPGDSFLDKMIALVEGASRQKTPNEIALTILLAGFTLVFIIVTVTLKPFADYSNTPITIAAFISLFVCLIPTTIGGLLSAIGIAGMDRALRANVITKSGRAVETAGDIDVLLLDKTGTITIGNRKATKFYPTKGISMEDFVKSAALSSVADETPEGKSIMELAALKPESLIVEDPTFIEFTAETRSSGIDFGETRIRKGAYDSIKQMTEIKGNAFPEETAESVRLISSNGGTPLVVAKNDKVMGVIELQDIIKTGMNERFQRLRKMGVKTVMVTGDNPLTAKFIAEKAGVDDFIAEAKPEDKMNYIKREQESGKLVAMMGDGTNDAPALAQADVGVAMNSGTQAAKEAGNMVDLDNDPTKLIEIVEIGKQLLMTRGTLTTFSIANDVAKYFAIIPALFITFIPALQTLNIMKLHSPESAILSAVIFNAIIIPCLIPLALKGVEYKPIGASALLRRNLLIYGLGGILVPFIGIKLIDMMVTVFM